In Nitrospinota bacterium, a single genomic region encodes these proteins:
- a CDS encoding epoxyqueuosine reductase: protein MEKRRINKGSILEGLIKQSVYEIAGRNQEYIYGFSYVKDYVPSNAKGLDYCITIGLKLDDEIIDSISDGPTRKYLEHYRDVNQKLREISDKIRNSIEESLGCRAVAFPPSTPDEVKKTSKFQKELSSDFSHKIGATRSGLGWIGKTALLVSKRFGPRLRLVSVLTDYKLKVGTPLEKSLCNNCTICIENCPAMAGSDIDWKPKMKREEFFDAFRCMETCRELTKERIGETELICGICVSLCPQGRSKECSYNR, encoded by the coding sequence ATGGAGAAGAGAAGAATAAATAAAGGAAGCATATTAGAAGGTTTAATCAAACAATCTGTTTATGAGATAGCAGGAAGGAATCAGGAATATATTTATGGGTTTTCCTATGTTAAAGACTATGTACCTTCAAATGCCAAAGGATTGGATTATTGTATTACCATAGGGCTTAAATTAGATGATGAAATTATCGATAGTATTTCTGATGGTCCTACTCGTAAATATTTAGAACATTACAGAGATGTAAATCAGAAACTTAGAGAGATATCGGATAAGATCAGGAATTCTATCGAAGAAAGTTTAGGATGCAGGGCCGTGGCTTTCCCTCCATCAACACCAGATGAAGTAAAAAAGACCTCTAAATTTCAAAAAGAATTGAGCTCAGACTTTTCTCATAAGATTGGAGCCACAAGGAGCGGTCTGGGATGGATAGGAAAAACTGCTTTGCTTGTTTCTAAGAGATTTGGACCAAGGCTGAGGCTTGTTTCTGTTTTAACAGACTATAAGCTGAAGGTTGGTACGCCCTTAGAAAAAAGCTTATGCAATAACTGTACTATTTGTATTGAGAACTGTCCTGCAATGGCAGGATCGGATATAGATTGGAAACCGAAAATGAAGAGGGAGGAATTTTTTGATGCCTTTAGATGCATGGAAACCTGCAGGGAGTTAACAAAAGAACGCATCGGAGAAACAGAGCTTATCTGCGGTATTTGTGTGTCTCTCTGTCCTCAGGGCAGGTCAAAAGAGTGCTCATATAATAGGTGA